Proteins encoded in a region of the Populus nigra chromosome 3, ddPopNigr1.1, whole genome shotgun sequence genome:
- the LOC133687755 gene encoding protein trichome birefringence-like 5, translating into MANSSSFNHRYTVITSLFLVSFLLTIFLFNKRALEPTLYFYRDFFPQTTTASHISLPNFTLPDSEEPVDSVIHQPISQNETIESKTGDDSRNMEVSTENEDDPDGGVDSGEDLIYNSTNVEVSSENKKDPDVDLESGGDLSGNGGDKLMESLKSCDLYSGTWVKDEEYPIYKAGSCPYVDEAFDCQGNGRKDSDYLKWRWKPNDCDLPRFNATDFLTRLRGKRLMLVGDSMNRNQFESMLCLLREGLPDKSKMFEIHGRRITKGRGYYVFKFVDFKCTVEFVRSHFLVKEGVRINAQRSSNPTLSIDVIDKTAGRWKRADILVFNTGHWWTHGKTARGKNYYKEGDYLYPKFDAVEAYRRALRTWGNWIDKNVNPKKQLVFYRGYSSAHFRGGDWDSGGTCNGETEPVLRGSILNNYPVKMKIVEEVIQEMKNPVTLLNVTSLTNFRKDGHPSIFGKNVTAGIKVSSRRQDCSHWCLPGVPDAWNELIYATLVQH; encoded by the exons ATGGCAAATTCCTCTTCTTTCAACCACCGTTACACTGTAATAACCTCATTATTCCTCGTCTCTTTCCTCTTAACAATTTTCCTCTTCAACAAACGAGCTCTTGAGCCCACTCTTTATTTCTACAGAGATTTCTTTCCACAAACAACGACTGCCTCCCACATTTCCTTGCCTAATTTCACCCTTCCCGACTCAGAAGAACCGGTTGACTCAGTGATTCACCAACCCATTTCTCAAAATGAGACAATTGAGTCCAAAACCGGTGATGATTCGAGAAATATGGAGGTGTCTACTGAAAATGAGGATGACCCAGATGGGGGTGTGGACTCTGGTGAGGATTTGATTTATAACTCAACAAATGTGGAGGTGTCTAGTGAAAATAAGAAAGACCCAGATGTGGATTTGGAGTCTGGTGGGGATTTGAGTGGCAATGGTGGTGATAAATTGATGGAGAGCTTGAAAAGTTGTGATCTTTATAGCGGTACTTGGGTGAAAGATGAAGAGTATCCGATTTATAAAGCGGGTTCTTGTCCTTATGTTGATGAGGCTTTTGATTGCCAAGGTAATGGAAGGAAAGATTCCGATTATCTTAAATGGCGTTGGAAGCCTAATGATTGTGATCTTCCAAG GTTTAATGCAACAGACTTCTTGACAAGATTGAGAGGTAAGAGGCTCATGCTGGTTGGAGACTCCATGAACCGAAATCAGTTTGAATCAATGTTGTGTCTCCTTCGTGAAGGCCTGCCTGATAAGAGCAAAATGTTTGAGATCCATGGCCGCAGAATAACGAAGGGAAGAGGCTACTATGTCTTCAAATTTGTG GATTTCAAGTGTACTGTAGAATTTGTGAGGTCACATTTCCTTGTAAAGGAAGGGGTGCGGATAAATGCACAAAGAAGCTCAAACCCAACTCTATCTATAGATGTAATTGACAAGACAGCAGGCCGATGGAAGAGGGCTGACATCCTGGTTTTTAATACTGGGCACTGGTGGACTCATGGAAAGACAGCTCGTGG GAAAAATTACTATAAAGAAGGTGACTATCTCTATCCAAAGTTTGATGCAGTTGAGGCTTACAGAAGGGCTCTAAGGACCTGGGGAAATTGGATTGACAAAAATGTGAATCCAAAAAAGCAGTTGGTATTCTATCGTGGATACTCCTCAGCCCATTTCAG AGGTGGAGATTGGGATTCAGGAGGGACATGCAACGGGGAGACTGAACCAGTTTTGAGGGGGTCAATTCTCAACAACTATCCTGTCAAAATGAAGATAGTGGAGGAGGTAATCCAGGAAATGAAGAATCCAGTTACACTGTTAAATGTCACTAGTTTGACCAATTTTCGAAAGGATGGGCATCCTTCAATCTTTGGCAAGAACGTAACTGCTGGGATAAAGGTCTCATCAAGGCGCCAAGACTGCAGCCATTGGTGTCTTCCAGGTGTCCCTGATGCATGGAATGAGCTCATATATGCAACCCTGGTTCAACATTGA